In the Nocardioides marmotae genome, GGCTCCTTGAGGTCGGCGGGGACCAGGTCGAGCAGGCCGTCGGGGTCGGCGTCGGGCTCGGCGTACGTCACCGCCGCCGGCCGGTCGACCGCCTTGCGCCAGTTGAGCCGGGCGACGATGCGCCGGCCGATGCGGATGGCGTCGCGCTCGTCCTCGGCGAGGTAGTCGGCCAGGCCGGAGGTGCGCGCGTGCATCTCCGCGCCGCCGAGCGACTCGTCGTCGGCCTCCTCGCCGGTGGCCATCTTGACCAGGGGCGGGCCGCCGAGGAAGACCTTGGCCTGCTCGCGGACCATGACGGTGTAGTCGGACATGCCGGGGACGTAGGCGCCGCCGGCGGTGGAGTTGCCGAAGACCAGCGCGATCGTCGGCTCCTTGCGGGCGCTGGAGCGGGTGAGGTCGCGGAAGAGCCGCCCGCCGGGGATGAAGATCTCCTTCTGCGTGGGCAGGTCCGCGCCGCCGGACTCGACCAGGGAGATGGTCGGCAGCCCGTTCTCCTCCGCGACCTGGTTGGCGCGGAAGATCTTCTTCAGCGTCCACGGGTTCGACGCGCCGCCCTTGACGGTCGGGTCGTGGGCGACGACGAGGCACTCCACGCCCTCGACGACGCCGATCCCGGTGACCACGCTGGCCCCGACGGTGAAGTCCGAGCCCCAGCCGGCCAGCGGCGAGAGCTCGAGGAAGGCCGAGCCCTCGTCGAGGAGCAGCTCGATCCGCTCGCGGGGGGTGAGCTTCCCGCGGGCGTGGTGGCGCTCGACGTACCGCTCGCCGCCGCCCGCGACCGCCCTCGCGTGCTCGGCGTCGAGGTCGGCGAGCTTGGTGAGCATCGCCTCCCGGTTCGTCGGGGCCGCGCGGTCGGTCACCCCGCCTTCGGCCTCGGTCACCCCGCCACTCACTTGGTGTAGCCGAGCAGCTTGGCGGCGAGGTCGGTGAGCACCTCGGTGGCGCCACCGCCGATGGGCAGCAGGCGGGCGTCGCGGTAGTGCATCTCGACCTCGGTGCCGTTCATGTAGCCCGCGCCGCCGAAGAGCTGGACGGCCTCGTGGCAGACGAAGGTCGCGGTCTCGCAGGCGGTCTGCTTGGCCAGGCACGCCTCGGCGATGACGCTCTCGCCGGCGACGTGGCGGCGCGCCACCGCGTGGGTGTAGGCCCGGGCGACCTCGACCTGGCGGTGCATCTCGACCAGCTTGTGCCGCACGACCTGGCGCTTGATGAGCGGCTCGCCGAAGGTCTCGCGCTGCTGGCAGTACTCCTTGGCCAGCGCGAGCGACCGGGCGGCGATGCCGTAGGCGTGGACGGCGATGGCCATCCGCTCGACGACGAACTGCTCGGCGATGTACCAGAAGCCGGCGTCCTGCTCGCCGACCAGGTTGCCCACCGGCACCCGCACGTCGACGTAGGACAGCTCGGCGGTGTCCGAGCAGTGCCAGCCCATCTTCTCCAGCTTGCGGGTGACGCTGAAGCCGGGCGTGTCGGTGTCGACGACCAGCAGGCTGACCCCGCCGGCGCCCGGGCCGCCGGTGCGCACCGCGGTGGTCACGAAGTCCGCGCGGGTGGCGCTGGTGATGAAGGTCTTCGACCCGTTGACGACGAAGTGGTCGCCATCGCGCACCGCGGTCGTGCGCAGGTTGCC is a window encoding:
- a CDS encoding acyl-CoA carboxylase subunit beta, with the translated sequence MLTKLADLDAEHARAVAGGGERYVERHHARGKLTPRERIELLLDEGSAFLELSPLAGWGSDFTVGASVVTGIGVVEGVECLVVAHDPTVKGGASNPWTLKKIFRANQVAEENGLPTISLVESGGADLPTQKEIFIPGGRLFRDLTRSSARKEPTIALVFGNSTAGGAYVPGMSDYTVMVREQAKVFLGGPPLVKMATGEEADDESLGGAEMHARTSGLADYLAEDERDAIRIGRRIVARLNWRKAVDRPAAVTYAEPDADPDGLLDLVPADLKEPFDPREVIARVVDGVSTGNGVAFDEFKPLYGTSLVTGWARIHGRPIGILANAQGVLFSEEAQKATQFVQLANQTDTPLLFLHNTTGYMVGQEYEQGGIIKHGAMMINAISNSTVPHLTVVMGASYGAGNYGMNGRAFDPRFLFTWPSAKSAVMGPAQLAGVMSIVARAAAEAKGRDFDEAGDAAMRQFVEASIEEQSLPFFLSGMVYDDGVIDPRDTRTVLGICLSVIENKPIVGTDRFGVFRM
- a CDS encoding acyl-CoA dehydrogenase family protein; the encoded protein is MNNQATQNQSENPSDHRQALTELGAEFTRREVAPRLAEWEAAREVPRELHRSAAKQGLLGISFPEEQGGEGGDLLDTVALQEGMLSAGASSGLLSALFTHGIALPHTSAHGSPDLVDRYVRPTLAGEKIGSLAITEPGGGSDVGNLRTTAVRDGDHFVVNGSKTFITSATRADFVTTAVRTGGPGAGGVSLLVVDTDTPGFSVTRKLEKMGWHCSDTAELSYVDVRVPVGNLVGEQDAGFWYIAEQFVVERMAIAVHAYGIAARSLALAKEYCQQRETFGEPLIKRQVVRHKLVEMHRQVEVARAYTHAVARRHVAGESVIAEACLAKQTACETATFVCHEAVQLFGGAGYMNGTEVEMHYRDARLLPIGGGATEVLTDLAAKLLGYTK